In Poecile atricapillus isolate bPoeAtr1 chromosome 1, bPoeAtr1.hap1, whole genome shotgun sequence, the sequence CAGTTTTGCCCAGAGAGATTTATTTCCCACAAAGTCTTCCAAATAAAACCATCTGGCTTTTATGATGCCTTTCCCCTTATATAGGTGAAAGGGTCTTGCAATCATAatcttttccctttctaaaTCATACCCTATGACTCATAATTAAGTCTCCTTGCACTAACCTAAATaacttttctcttcctttggtGAAAAGCTTGCTGCATGTGGTTATTTCATACCAAACTACAAGTAAGACAACAATTAAACTGTAGTGTAAGCAGCTGAAAACACACTGTTAAGTTAGGATTAATTACTTCTTCTATACTTAAAATTACTTGATAAAAACTTTTTACTTTCTCCTCACTTGCAGAAAACTGTCAGTTTATCCTTGAAACAGTACTGCCATTATATTAGGGATAACTACTGCCCAAAGATATGAAATACATGGCAacctcccttctccctctgtCTTCTCTTCCCATCATGCCTATAATATTACTGTCAGTAAAACAGAGAAGTGCAGGTTAaatagaaataatgaaaaaatgctttttccatCCACTCATTGCACTGTTAGGAAAAACAGCTCACTTCCAGTGATGTTGTGGGTCTTGCAGCCAGAATACTGGAAACTCCCAGGATTTATGTGAGTGTCTAGACATGGACAGAATAAGTAAATTCTACACAGATATGGGTCAGACTTTCCTGTGGTGCAGCTCAAAACAAACCTGAAGCTGATGTCACTAAACCAGTGACGATGTCACCTtacttttacattttctgctgcttctggatGACACAACAGGCAACAGTACCTGAATATTTGCTTATCTGCGGTAAGTTCAACCATTTAATCTTTTTGGGAGCTTTCAGTCCCTGCCTGGAAGTTGTTTGCTGTCCAGTATTAACCTATATGTAGCACCTACATGACTTTCAGAATTTTATTCTGACTACTGAGCCTTTTTTTCTTATGCAAATTGTCTCTTTACTTGCTGATATacctggggagggaagggaggagaatatttaaaaattcgtCTTGGGGTGACTCGTCATTCTGCAGCCCAGAATCACCAGACACCTGAGGACTTTTCCTACACAAACTTGAGTGTCTCTCTCAGCTGAAAAAGTACCTTAGGAGAAAATCAGTTAGTATATGTACATCTACAAATGTTTTTATAAGTAGATTGATGCACAGTGATGGATACAGAagtatgtatacatatataaatatataaagacacacacacacatatatatatatatatatatatatatatatatatgtcacTGATTTAGGCTGCCTAATGATTATTTCAACTGTCTTAATCTGCATCTTAGTATAAACTCAGTATCTGGTAATAGAAATGACAAGAAGACATTTTTTAAGATGTAATTAATGAGCCCTGCCAGCACATGCTGGAACATATTGACAGTACCTGTCTGCATTAAATAGCAGTGCAATGTGGAAATCAAATGTGACCTGGCTTCTTTGTTAAGCTTTTCAGATTCCACAAtcaggccctgggaaatgagAAAAGGTTGCCAGGAGCAAAAAGAGTGCAAACTCAGCAGAACATTCTGCCACTGATTCCCCTGACATCCCTGAAGAGTGTGTTGGGAAGCTACAGGCTGAGCTATAGACATTGCTGCTGAAGCATGGAATTGATGCCAGTCATTTATACTTATGCCAGGTCTACCAAAATATCTCTGGTCCTTTCGGATTAGGTGAAACTTTTAGTGGGCAGGGCAGCCTGAACCTACAGAGGGGATCTTATCTGCTTAAAAAATCTTGTCCTCTTCAGAACTGTAAGTCTTCAATTTTAATAATACAGTTTTACCTCTTTAAAAAACTCAGACTAACTCTTTATGGTATCAACAGCTGCACTTCAAATGAATCTTGTGGAACTTGTCAAGAGAAATATCCTGCTGAGGAAGGTTAGTGTTATTAACCTGCTgctcttttttcttcagaaaggtCAACAGTTCTTGCCTTTCACTCCATAAACTACTAAGAAAATTTTTGGATTTAAAAAGTGTACATAAAAGCACGAGATGCTTTCATGATTGGTATCAATCTGTAACATGCAGTACTATGGAAGAAATACTTAATTTTCAAGCATTAATTtgaatcaaattaaaatattttcccctaagcagacaatggaaaaaaagtaggaaaaaatcTAAGTCCTTaacattttgatttattttaaatgatgGTTCTTGAAATCTGTCATTATGTGAAAACATTTCATGGATTCATGTataaaaaactgaaatatgCAATGCAGCTGATAGCACAGTACCacaaccttttaaaaaatacattgtgCTAACAAGTATAGTACAATGTGTCTTGGCAATTAAAtctaatttttatgttttataggCTACAGCACACAGTAGCTTGACCAGACAGTTCACAAACCAATACCACAACAGATGCCAATTCTGCCTCATGAAAGCAAAAAGCAGAAACGTTGCCGTTTCTGTTTAGTGTGAGATAGATGGCAGTGGGCACAGGCACAGAGACAAATTAgtagaaaattaattgctttgcATCCTACACAGTGCTTCAAGGCTAATTCTCTGTCATAAGGCTGTGTTAGAGAGAGTGAAACTAGATCTTTATATTGTCATATTCTATTGCTTTAAGCAGAATGCAATAATTAGACTGGTAGAGAACCAGGCCCAGGAAGTGATTATTAATTCTAGTTAATTGAAGTTTCCCTATATCAGCATATGTATTAATTCTAATGTTATGCATTGTTTCTAAGGCAGATCATCTGTCACACCCACAAACTTCACTGACACAATGACCCAAACAAGAAAGAGCAGAGCTAATGAAAGGAAATGGAATTATTTGTGGAGCTTTTCTTGCCACAGGAAATAAAGCAATATATTTCAGGTTCATTCCTCTGTTCCTACCCACTTCAGGGATTAATTTTGCTTTGTGGGGGGAGGCTATTTAGAGCCTAAGACCAACACTGTAATGTCTATTCAAACGTTATGCGATCTTTTCATTGGAGAGGTTCTTCTGCATTCCTGCCTCCACTTCCAATTTCCATTCATAAACTATTCAACTGCACTGTGAATCATTCAGTCTTCCCTCTGTGGGAAAGAATAAAGAGATATCCCCTGATCAGTGacaacagaaaaccaaaatcatATTCAAACGAACCACAGAGTGAAACATACTCTGTTTCtaaaaagaaatgtaccagaagCATTTCTGGAGTAGCAGCAAAGATTTAGGTGAACACAGGAGATAAATCATTCTCCAAGAGATACAGATAAGTTTTAAGctaaaaaattttcttcttctttggtGTGTTTCCAAGAGAAAGGAAgatgaaaggaaaggaaatggaatTACACTGcgttgttttattttatgtaaaCACCCACGTAACATCTTGCATGCATTTCTGGAAATGACCACTAAGGTCTAGAAAACGGTGCATTTCAGGATGAGCAGAAGGAGTACACAGACAGGACCGTGTGTAGTTGGGAGAATTATATCCTCTTCCAAGAAAGGAAGAATGATCTGTATTCTGGCACGAATACAAAACCTAGTATCTGCTGTTTATAGCCtattttaattatgtttatGAATAGATCTCTAATATGTAAGTAACAAGCACTCCCTCTAGTgaaattttatgggatttgCTGCTTTAACTACTGAAGGTTCAGAGGAGAGTTAATAAGTAGAAGCAATATCTTCCATTAGACTCTGTGCTGAAGTCAGAAAAAAGGTACAAGCTTTTAGGTATGATAGGTGGTTTGTAAGGGCGACAGAACAATGTATTTGACAGAGTTGGGGGAAATCATTGTCTTACTACTGTAAGTAGTAATATATgcaattattaattaaattattaattattaaaaataaatgtaattatatGCAGCTTCACTCGGATACTGTCCCCCAGTGATGTTTACTTTGCTGGTTCATCCTTCTGCCTTGTTGATGTCATATCCTTGCTTTACTGACCTTCACTTCAGATGCTGAAAGCCAAACAGAGACATTTCATTTACTCATTTAAGTAtctcactgaaaaaataaaaaatagactAACACATCTGCCAACATTAAGGACTGCATTTCAGCAGAGACAGTTTACCTTTTCTATACTGCAGTATTGATGCTTGATTATATATCAATATCTCCTATTGTCCATTTAAATATAATGTTTGTaacagttgggtttttttttagtatatCATTAAAATAGTCTTTGATAGCTTTTAAAGTTGTAGCTAATGGTCATGAGTAACCTCAGTGCTGATATTTTGTAACTTTTCAGAACATTGTTCTAGTCTCTGAgtttaaaatacagattattGATTTCTGGCACAGTCTTGAGCAGTGGGGCTATCATCCACAGGATTCAAAATCATTGCCATATGCAGGGTCTCCCTGCACTGCTACTGAAACCCCCTGGAACATATCTGGCTTAAATTTTAGTGCTCTCAAGGTCAGGTTTGTAGAAGAAGGTGTGACATACAATGCAGCAGCTCTCAGACTACAAAGCACACACAGTTTCGAGTGTTGCATGGTAGCAGTAGTTCCTTATCCTGTGTTTATACTACTACTTAATCATAACAGAAACAGAGTAGGACCAGCAGTTACCAGCAGCTGCGGTGTGAAATAACACCTCTGCGCAACAGCTGCGGtcttgctgcagctgctggattGATGGTGACCTCCTGCACGGAGGTCAGTGGTGCTCCAAAGCCATTATTTACACCCAGCCTGTTTCTGAAGGTTTCTGCAGTCACAGTTTGTCCAGTGATGGAATCCTGTCCGAGGCTAGACCTGGTGTCTGTTTTAAACCGGCGGAGCAGGGGCAggtgaccagagccagccctgctctgtctTCCAGGGGAAGGGGGGCCGTGGCTGTGCCCGTGTGTCCTGGGCTCACGGAGGGAACACCTGTCCTATGGAGCTCACGGAGCAGTCCTGTGAGGAGCGCCTGAGGGAGCcgggggtgttcagcctgggagaaaggaggctcaggggtgaccttatcactctctagAACCACCGCTTTAGAGAAACCGCGAGCCCTGAAAGGCGGCTGTAGCCAGGCGAGGGCTGGCCTCTTCTCCCCGGCAACCAgcgacaggacaagaggaaacggcctcaacctgtgccagggaaggtttaggttgggtattaggaggaatttcttcacatgAAGGGTGATTAGATACTGGAacgggctgcccagggaggtggtgcagtcaccgtccctggaggtgtttaaggaacGACTGGACGCGGCACTCAGTGCTATGGTCTATTGCCACCGTGGTGTtcggtcacaggttggactccatgactcaggggtccctttcccaccgAACTGATTCTGTGCAAGGGGAACAGCGCCAGGCGGcgagccccagctctgcagacgGCGGGTGTGCGCTCGGCAGAGCACTCGGAGGCTCCCGGCAACGCGGGCCGTGTTTCCCGTGGGAGCAGAGCCCCCGCCGTCCCGGGCCGCGCGTCCCGCCCCGCCGCCAGGCGGCGCCGTCCCGCCGCAGCGAGGCGCTCCCGCACGCCGGGGGCTGGCGCCACGCGGAAGCGGAAGCGGAAGCGGCGGCGGTGGCGCACGCGGGGCGGTGCGTCCCGGCAGCGGCGGGTGAGGCGGGCGCGGGGATCCCGTTCGGGCGGCGGGAGCGAGCGACGCGGAGCCGGGCTCTGCCCGCCGGGGGACGCGCAGGAGCCGGGCGCAGGTGACCCTGGCATCGGCGAGGCGCGCTTTCCCCGCTGGCGTCTtcccggggtgtccccgcgCCGCCCGGGCTCCGCCCGCCGGGGGCAGCTGCCGGCGGTGGCCGCAGGCTCCCGTGTGATTCGCGCTGCTACCCAGCCTTGTCCTGCGGAGGCTGCTCGGCGCTGCCGGCAGGGAGGGGCGCTGGGGCTTcgggcttttaaataaaagggGCGCTTTTCTCTCGTTGCAGACACCTTCCAGGTCTTCCTTCCGGAGAACGTGAGATCCGCCTCGGCGCCAGCCTGCTGGGGTTCACTGGTTGTTAAGTAGATTTGGGAGCGGTGTGACATCGCGCCGCCAGTCCCTTCCCTCCTGAGAAAGGGTAGCTGCTTTCTGAGCAATCACATGCCAACTTCATGTATTCCTAAGACTGTCACCAGCTTCTTGTTTTCTATTCAGAGGCCTTACAGAGTTTTAATTACTTATTGGCTCTAGTGGTTGTAAAGTAATTTAAGATGTTTGTACTACTCGGTTGTAATTGTCTAATTCACTCTTGTGTTAAGAGACATCGTTTTAACTTGGGAATGGTTAAATCACCAAAGAATTAAGTTATTTATGGATAAGGGCTATTTTATTTGACTACTGTTGGCCTGCAACTTAAACTtgcatcttttatttttttatcctatgctttttctttgttatGGCTGCTGCAACAATAGTTCATGATACATCAGAAGCTGTagagctctgtgctccctgtggGTTATACCTTAAACCCATTACAAAAATGACCATCAGTGTGGCACTTCCTCAGCTGAAGCAACCGGGAAAATCCATTTCGAACTGGGAAGTGATGGAAAGATTGAAGGGAATGGTGCAAACTCATCAGTTTTCCACTCTGCGGATTTCTAAAAGCACAATGGATTTCATTCGGTTTGAAGGAGAGGTGGAGAACAAAAGTTTGGTTAAATCTTTTCTGGCATGCCTTGATGGCAAAACAATAAAGCTGAGCGGCTTCTCTGACATTTTGAAAGTGCGTGCTGCGGAATACAAGATTGACTTTCCTACCAGACACGACTGGGACTCATTTTTCCGTGATGCAAAAGATATGAACGAAACCTTGCCCGGGGAGAGGCCAGATACCATTCACTTGGAGGGTTTGCCTTGTAAGTGGTTTGCTGCAAAGGAGACTGGCTCGGAAAAGCCAAGCGAAGAAGTCCTTATAAAAGTTTTCCAGAAATTTGGAGAAATCCGTAATGTGGACATACCCATGCTGGACCCTTACAGAGAAGAAATGACTGGCAGGAATTTTCACACTTTCAGCTTTGGAGGCCATCTAAACTTCGAAGCGTACGTTCAGTACCGAGAGTACGCAGGCTTCATCGAGGCCATGAATGCCCTGCGAGGGATGAAGCTGATGTACAAGGGCGATGATGGCAAAGCAGTGGCTTGCAATATAAAGGTGAGAGACTGCAGCCTTTTGTGTGGGAACCCACATGAAAGACCGAGTACAACTGAATGTTATTTCCGTAGTGCTTGAAACCTTTGTCTGTATGCCATAGTGATGACAATAGGCAGCATTGACAGCAGTATTGTAGCTTTATGGGACAGACATAATccaatttttaaaggaaaatggtGGTAGAAGAACGTGTTGTTAGACTACACGGCTAAAATGAGTcggattttgcttttttccttaaCAAGACAGTTCTAAAAATGAGAACTGCTGATGGAAGGATCAAGTTTATGAACACGACTTTCTAAATTGCTTTAGAAAAGAATATGTTTGTAAATCGTGATTTCACTTAAAATTCCAGTTCTGAACAAGTTCAGAAAAATTTCACCACAAGTTGAACTGTAAAGTGCGTTATTCTTTCACGCATTTACTACAGAGAGACATTTTGGGGGAGAATTGTACAGTCTCTATATTTGGTCCCTGCATTGATAACTAGGCCTACCAGTCAAAGGTCAGAACTAAAAGGTTTAGTAGCATGTGGCCTGTCTGGTCTGGGAAGTACACAGTTAATCGTTAGTGTACCTGATATATAGAAGGCCCCACAAAAATTTAAATGATAATTTTCATTTGTAGCACAGCTTCCTGTGAATTCCTTATGCTTATGTCATAATATTTACATACAGAGTTTTCCAGAAGAACTTTTCTGTAACCTCATTGTCTTAGAATTTACAGCTGTGACGGGAGGGAACAAGGCAGTCTGTTCAGATGTGGTGTCTCTGAAAGCACGGCCTCAAGAAAACTTACTCTGTTTGGAGGTGGTCTGTGCATTTGCATATTGGTCGAATGAAATGTTTGTAGATGTATTTTGAAATGCTCAGTAGTCATTCATCAAACTAGGGagtgtatttcagaaaaaaaaccttttgagTATTCCTTTGTGCCACGTGGGAACAGGCAGCCATTTATTCAAATTGTAGTTTAGTCAGTGTAAGTAAAATACTGTAATCTTTTATCTTGTTATCGAAGCTTATCAGTCATGGAGTAGAAACTGTGCTTTGACCTGATGAAATTCAAACTGTCATTTACGTGCAGGGGATCAGGGTTCCCAAATTTAGTTTGGCTGTGCAAGAAGTCATGCtttcctgggagctgccctgtcaggacagcagctctctgtcaTACAAGGTCACCACATCTTGTCTGTTTGTCCCTATTTGTCCTCCCAGTCTGGTAGTGAAACATGGTTTTGCATAAAGCCTGAGTAGATTAAACTATAgaggctgtgttccttgttcTGTGCCCCATGGTTAATGACCATAGATCTGTGGAAATGTGTTATAGATCCCTGCCTGCACTCAGAATTGGAGATTAGGATGCCAGGGCTGTGGTGTCTGGTGGTGTCCTGTTGCAGCATGCAGCTGGACATGACCAAGGTGTGTTCATATATCCTGGAAGCTAAGCGACTCTGAAGTCTCATTTTTCAGATGTGTgtgtctttatttctttctgttcccATGACCTGGGATCTTCTGTCCAGTGTACCTCAATTTGGGAGTCTTGGTTTTAGAATTGGTGGGGAGGGTTGAACCAGGTGCTGAATGCTGTAGAGCTACGTCTTCTGCTGAATTTAAGGATCACAGTTTCAGATAGAAAGGAAGGCCTTTATTTAAACCTATTTCTACGTAGTGCTGTACAGTCCCTGACAGCATGCATTAATTAGGAGTTCTGTATGTGCCCATTTTGACACATTGAAAATATTGGACAAACAGAGCCTCAGCCAcactggggtttatttttggttGTGAGACACAGAAGTATGAAGTGGTTTCTGATTTTGCTACACGTGTTCACACATTTAGTACCCAATTACCTGATTACAATATGTCATTCTTTCTCTGGGTGCATAGAGAAGTTCCCTTTGTTTTGAAAAAGGTTTTACACATCTGATTGTACTTAGACCAAGGTCTAAGTTAAAATTGGCAGGTtgtaatttttgattttttttcttgtttccttaaAACTGTTTTCAATTGTATCATGTGAAGGTTTCTTTTGACTCAACAAAACACCTCAGTGATGCATCAATTAAAAAGCGTCAACTTGAAAGGCAAAAGCTTCAAGAGcttgaaaagcagagagaagaacAAAAACGTAAGGAGAAAGAAGCTgaggagaaacaaaaagaagaagaaaggtaTGTATTGCTTATTGCCCAGTGATAGTTTTAACATTCAGGCATAACAAAACTGCTCCTTCATATCAGCAACAAAAGatagaaaataatgaaacacaAGTTTCCTGTAGCTAAAGCTGAGTGTGGTTATTTAGTTTACCACTTATGCTTATGTTCAGTTAAAAATATTCAACCTGCAAAATACTCAATTTCCTGAAAATCTTGCCATTAGACACCTATTTTCAGAGACTCTTGGCCTTTAGCAGAAGCTGCCGTTTTGTCCtaatcacagaaataaaacccacCACCACTGCACACATTCATTGGcttggtatttttcttcttgctgtgaTAATTCTCTGCCCAGCTGCCTCATGTGTTGTTGTTGTCTCTGGTCGaagtagttaaaaaaaattctttgctgtgaccgtgtttttttctttgaattccAACTTGTTAAAAATAGACAGACTATGACTGCTGCCACAAGTAAGGATTAAAATGTTAGGTTTTCTACATTTGTTCTTCATCAACATGACTTATTTAGAAACAAATTTACTTGAAATATAGAATGCATTGTACATACAGTAGGAGTTTGAAGTTGTCCTTTGCCTAGATAaggcaaaaatatttatctctttTTAGGAAGCAAAGAGAGCTTGAAGAAtatgagaaagagagaaaaagagaagagaagttGCGCAAGAGagaacagaagcagaaagatcGTGAAGTTCGACGGAATAAAAAGCAACTTGAAAAGCTTCAAGCTGAAGAACAGAGAAAACTTCAAGAGAAGATAAAGCTAGAAGAAAGGAAGCTCTTGTTAGCTCAGAGAAATCTTCAGTCCATTAGGTTAATTGCAGAACTGCTAAGCAGAGCAAAGGTAActtcaatatttatttcagaagcTAATGAAGAGCCCAACAGAACAAGCCCTTTACTGGCTTGAGAGGAGGTGGGGGCACTGTTCATTAAACATCAGGTTTATTCTCTGCAGCTGCTATTCCTTAGgccaaaatttcagaaaagcaCAATGAAACAGTATTTCTCTCTGGGTAAGATATGCACTTGCAAGTAAATGGAAAGTGAACTTGAACTTATAGTCCTGAATAGCATTTTTTAGCTGTAAATTAACTGTCAGATTTTCTTAAGTCTGATAAAAGAAGGTGTGAGCCTGATGAGGTGAACTAACCACAGAGGATAAGATGTAAGACCCCTTTAGTAATTCCAGTTCGGATGCTGTTTCCCGTCTGCCTCACAGCAATTCTGTTCATTGTTCTTTGCAGTTTCAGAGATTGAACTTTCATTAGTCAATGTGTGAAATGTGCAGAATGTTTCTTCTGTAGGAAAAGTACTGTCAGCAAAGGCTTCAAATGTTAGATCCTGTCTCTCTAACactattgttatttttttcactgaaactcCAAAGCTTAAGACTTGGATGAAACCATATTAGGGTGTACTGtttacaaaatgttttctgtagaaaaaaaaaaatgtatttttttttttatgccagTGCACTTCAGGAGTGTTTTTGAACTCAGTGCTAGGTACAGATAAGTTGCATActagaagaagggagaaatgCCTTTTGCAGACTTTTTAACTTTGTAGCTGTGAAAGAGAAAGGTTGTCTGATGAAACAGAGAATGTGTTTCTTTCATTTAGAGAATTCTGAGATCTATACTAAGCCACTTGACTAGGTCAGAATAGAAAAAAGTTTGAACTTTCTCCAGTATTgcaagtttttaaaatgtttgacaAAATGACAGTCAATTTTATGTAATGTTTGTCCATTTAATTACTTGTTTTTATGGACTCATTGTAAAGTCATCTATGAACTTTACAGATGGCAATCATCTAAAAAAGTTCTTCtcaataaaatttaaaacatttttaatttgactgaatttttaattttcaaattttcaaatttttaaattttaaatttaactgAAACCTTCAAGTTTTGACCCTGATAGATGTATTTAAATACTGCAGATTTCACATGTtgttgcttttggttttttcttgtttttgttttgaagagCCAAGAAGGCAAAACTTCCTCTCAATAATGTTTCAGCTTACAGCAGTTTTGGATTAGTGGGTTTTGTTGGTTgattggttttgattttttttttccctttaaaaaggaagcaccattttatttttggttaaGTTCTGTTGGTTAGATTTAATTTTCTTGCCAGATTGCTGCCTTTATGTTATGCTGTAACTTGGAAGCATGAGCAGGTATTTTTTTGCTTACTCTTCCTTTTGACTGTCTTTCAGACAGTAAAGCTTCTGGAGCaagaacaaaatgaagaaaagatttGTCTTCAGCAGCTAGAGGAGAGACGAAAGCTCCAGGAGGCTGAGCTTAAACGtgtggaagaggaaaaagagagagcacTGGGattgcagagaaaagaaaaggaactgAGGGAGAAACTGCTGAACAATCTCCTGAGCAAGAAAATGGATGCAGTTAatcaaaacaaagaagaaacTGAAGCATCCCAGACTGATGTGCTGAAAAGCCCTGGTGCTGTTCCCCACACTGTGTCATCCAGCTGCATCACTTCTACCTCAGGACAGGCTGTTACAGGCAAACTGGCTCCTGGCTCTCAAATAGAAGTAGCGTCACCTGAAAGTGTGAACACTCAATGCAAGTACTTGAATGGCAACATTCATGACAAAGTTCACATCAAAGAAGGTCAGAATCTTCATACTACAAACTCTGAGAGGTGTTTTGACAAAAGAGGTTTGGGGGTACTTTCATGTGTTCCCACCAATAACCAGGACGAGAAGAGCCTCTCTAGCTATGACCAGAGCACTTGCAAGAAGGACTTGCACTGTGAGCAGGACAAACGTGGAACAGAGCCAAGGAGAAGAAAGAGCTAttcatgtagcagcataaacagtgATGAGAGTAAGGGTAGACGGGAgagcagcagacacagaagAGATGTGAGTTACCGGGATGAAAAGCATAGGAAGGACAGGAGGTATTACAGACACTCCAGCAGAAGTTACAGCCCTCGCCGAAGCCGCAGTCCTCGGCGAAGAAGCGCAAGCCCCAGACGTTCCCGTTACAGACGAACGCGCAGTAGGGAACGCAGGCGGGACAGAAGAGAAAGGAGCCGTAGTCGCAGAAGTGTGAGCAGGAGGCGGAGGCACCGGAGGTGATCACTGAGGGAGCAAAGGAGTACATGGAGTGGGTAGTGGAGGCCTTGGCTCCTTTGAAAGGCTGTGGTAGGACAAAAGGGCCTCAAAATTGGACACCAGACCT encodes:
- the AKAP17A gene encoding A-kinase anchor protein 17A, whose translation is MAAATIVHDTSEAVELCAPCGLYLKPITKMTISVALPQLKQPGKSISNWEVMERLKGMVQTHQFSTLRISKSTMDFIRFEGEVENKSLVKSFLACLDGKTIKLSGFSDILKVRAAEYKIDFPTRHDWDSFFRDAKDMNETLPGERPDTIHLEGLPCKWFAAKETGSEKPSEEVLIKVFQKFGEIRNVDIPMLDPYREEMTGRNFHTFSFGGHLNFEAYVQYREYAGFIEAMNALRGMKLMYKGDDGKAVACNIKVSFDSTKHLSDASIKKRQLERQKLQELEKQREEQKRKEKEAEEKQKEEERKQRELEEYEKERKREEKLRKREQKQKDREVRRNKKQLEKLQAEEQRKLQEKIKLEERKLLLAQRNLQSIRLIAELLSRAKTVKLLEQEQNEEKICLQQLEERRKLQEAELKRVEEEKERALGLQRKEKELREKLLNNLLSKKMDAVNQNKEETEASQTDVLKSPGAVPHTVSSSCITSTSGQAVTGKLAPGSQIEVASPESVNTQCKYLNGNIHDKVHIKEGQNLHTTNSERCFDKRGLGVLSCVPTNNQDEKSLSSYDQSTCKKDLHCEQDKRGTEPRRRKSYSCSSINSDESKGRRESSRHRRDVSYRDEKHRKDRRYYRHSSRSYSPRRSRSPRRRSASPRRSRYRRTRSRERRRDRRERSRSRRSVSRRRRHRR